One Salinimonas marina DNA segment encodes these proteins:
- a CDS encoding HD-GYP domain-containing protein yields MQTFVPEELEDDILTDLMEEINELYEASEQTLIKLELRPADNELQRSLFRSIHTIKGDLGLVNFGPMIPLLQHVEDLLDYLRKGEVNYTSTMSDLVLLTMDRVKHFVQEVMSKGIASYDDSLHTKLVTAISRVLPSNQHEHDQLLTDAVLLLNPESGNASAHKHSLSGAPDAPPATLANTGIPKGLSAEQHMDMLFFREMMKTIEHRSNYWGGRGDRIAKLALYINHLAGKPINDDQLAVACYVHDFGMAFMPLHILNKTESYTDNEFNLMRSHVYKSARLLEHLDQWDHARKIVMQHHERPDGSGYPLGIKEHDICAGARLLAILDTYDALTQPRAHNKTAPMSKKEAVIHMNRNAKGQFSAEWMRHFNHGMTILLTKQAS; encoded by the coding sequence ATGCAGACATTCGTGCCTGAAGAACTAGAAGATGACATCCTCACTGATTTGATGGAAGAGATCAATGAGCTGTACGAGGCCAGTGAACAAACCCTCATTAAACTGGAACTCAGACCGGCGGACAATGAATTACAGCGTTCATTATTTCGTTCTATACATACCATAAAAGGGGATTTAGGCCTGGTTAACTTCGGGCCGATGATCCCGTTGTTACAACATGTTGAAGACTTACTGGATTATTTGCGCAAAGGTGAAGTGAATTACACCAGCACCATGAGCGATTTGGTGCTGCTGACCATGGATAGGGTCAAACACTTTGTACAGGAGGTCATGAGTAAAGGCATCGCCAGTTACGATGATAGCCTGCATACTAAGCTAGTAACTGCTATATCCAGGGTGCTGCCATCCAACCAGCATGAGCACGACCAGCTGCTAACCGACGCTGTGTTGTTGCTTAATCCGGAGTCAGGCAATGCTTCGGCGCACAAACATAGCCTTTCAGGTGCACCCGATGCGCCGCCGGCGACGCTGGCCAACACCGGCATTCCTAAAGGGTTAAGCGCTGAACAACATATGGACATGCTGTTTTTTCGTGAAATGATGAAAACCATTGAGCACCGGTCTAACTACTGGGGCGGGCGCGGCGATCGTATTGCCAAGCTGGCGTTATATATCAATCATCTGGCCGGCAAACCCATCAACGATGATCAACTGGCCGTTGCCTGTTATGTGCATGACTTTGGCATGGCATTTATGCCGCTGCATATTCTCAATAAAACCGAGTCCTATACCGACAACGAGTTTAATCTGATGCGTTCGCATGTGTATAAAAGCGCGCGGTTGCTGGAACATCTTGATCAGTGGGATCATGCCCGCAAAATTGTAATGCAGCACCATGAACGTCCCGATGGCAGTGGTTATCCGCTGGGCATCAAAGAGCATGACATTTGTGCCGGCGCTAGGTTGCTGGCTATTTTAGATACCTACGATGCGCTGACCCAACCACGTGCCCACAATAAAACAGCGCCGATGAGCAAAAAAGAAGCGGTCATTCATATGAACCGCAATGCCAAAGGGCAGTTTAGCGCCGAGTGGATGCGCCATTTTAATCATGGCATGACCATCTTGCTAACCAAGCAGGCCAGTTAG
- a CDS encoding DUF4124 domain-containing protein, with protein sequence MKLRIAIFVIFNWCYMPHVTAQVYKVEKEDGTVVFTDTPAAADSKTVTFDAKTSNITPTLPGKAPAAPTPQPQKKVRYTINIASPAPEATIRNNKGKVSIVASASPKPVGRYQLTLDDKVIKQNSSGSFALSGVPRGAHTFQIQLLGNKGKTLASSKTQTFYMHQASALINQGSAQ encoded by the coding sequence ATGAAGTTGCGCATCGCCATATTTGTTATTTTCAACTGGTGCTATATGCCCCACGTAACGGCTCAGGTTTATAAAGTCGAAAAAGAAGATGGCACAGTCGTCTTCACTGACACGCCCGCCGCTGCCGACAGTAAAACGGTGACCTTTGATGCCAAAACTTCTAATATAACGCCAACTTTGCCTGGCAAGGCGCCGGCAGCGCCGACCCCGCAGCCTCAGAAAAAAGTTCGTTACACCATTAATATTGCCAGTCCAGCCCCCGAGGCCACCATCCGCAATAATAAAGGTAAGGTGTCTATTGTCGCTTCCGCCTCTCCCAAACCTGTGGGCCGCTATCAGCTTACCCTGGACGATAAGGTTATCAAGCAAAATAGCAGTGGCTCGTTTGCTCTGTCAGGCGTACCCCGCGGCGCTCACACCTTTCAAATTCAGTTACTGGGTAATAAGGGCAAGACTCTTGCATCGTCAAAGACACAAACCTTTTACATGCATCAGGCCTCGGCCCTTATCAATCAGGGCTCCGCTCAGTAG
- the glnL gene encoding nitrogen regulation protein NR(II) yields MPGFETAPAQLLDNLNTILVMVDNELNIVYVNQAGEALFATGVKQLYGHPLYDFFMPGTIQRARLRAALRWAEDFTENEVSLTFRDNRSVLVDLTVTNLQTEHGHRLLFEVRKIDQQKRISRETQQNAQHFAARELVRGLAHEIKNPLGGIRGAAQLLEKMLEQPDHREFTQMIVEQSDRLRSLVDRLLGPNALPQRQWCNLHQTLERVRNLMKVDAETPITLVRDYDPSIPDIHIDPDMIQQAVLNIVRNSVQALSQAQTDTPKICLISRIERQMTIQGIRYPLVARISVLDNGPGIPEAIRDTLFYPMVSSKSGGSGLGLSIAQTLIHHHAGRIDVDSQPGHTEVVLFLPIERKESYS; encoded by the coding sequence ATGCCCGGTTTCGAAACCGCCCCGGCTCAATTACTGGATAACCTCAACACCATCTTAGTGATGGTGGATAACGAACTGAACATCGTCTATGTCAATCAGGCCGGTGAGGCGTTATTTGCCACCGGCGTGAAACAGCTTTACGGCCACCCCCTCTACGATTTTTTTATGCCTGGTACCATTCAGCGCGCCCGCCTGCGCGCCGCCTTACGCTGGGCCGAAGACTTTACCGAAAATGAAGTTAGTCTGACATTTCGTGACAACCGCTCAGTATTGGTGGATCTTACCGTTACCAACCTGCAAACCGAGCACGGTCACCGGTTGTTATTTGAGGTCCGTAAAATTGATCAGCAAAAACGTATTTCCCGGGAAACCCAGCAAAACGCCCAGCATTTTGCCGCGCGGGAACTGGTGCGGGGACTGGCCCATGAAATCAAAAATCCGTTAGGGGGTATTCGCGGCGCCGCCCAGCTTCTGGAAAAAATGCTTGAACAGCCGGACCACCGGGAGTTTACGCAGATGATTGTGGAACAGTCAGATCGGCTGCGAAGCCTGGTGGATCGTCTGTTAGGCCCCAATGCCCTGCCCCAGCGACAATGGTGCAACCTGCATCAGACCCTGGAACGGGTGCGCAACCTGATGAAAGTGGATGCCGAAACCCCGATTACGCTTGTTCGTGATTATGACCCGAGCATTCCGGATATTCATATTGACCCGGATATGATTCAGCAGGCGGTACTCAATATTGTTCGCAACAGTGTGCAGGCGCTGAGTCAGGCCCAAACTGACACCCCAAAAATTTGTCTGATCAGCCGAATAGAGCGCCAGATGACCATCCAGGGCATACGTTATCCGTTAGTGGCTCGCATCAGCGTACTTGATAACGGCCCCGGTATCCCTGAGGCTATTCGCGATACCCTGTTTTATCCGATGGTCAGTAGCAAAAGTGGTGGCAGTGGCCTGGGTTTGTCTATCGCCCAGACGTTGATCCATCATCATGCCGGGCGTATCGACGTTGACAGCCAGCCCGGCCACACCGAAGTGGTGTTGTTTCTTCCAATTGAACGCAAGGAGTCGTATTCATGA
- a CDS encoding type 2 periplasmic-binding domain-containing protein, with the protein MAEFDDSALLKLFGSQGFGVFCAPSCIAAHVEQHYQGACIGQVSELNEQFFALTRQNQRDIVLPATLLPKPGGYWRQALTNWPAWLARWSCHD; encoded by the coding sequence GTGGCCGAATTTGATGACAGTGCGCTGTTAAAACTGTTTGGCTCACAAGGCTTCGGGGTATTTTGTGCCCCGTCCTGTATTGCCGCTCATGTGGAGCAGCATTATCAGGGAGCGTGTATTGGCCAGGTCAGCGAACTGAACGAGCAATTTTTTGCGCTGACCCGACAAAATCAGCGCGACATTGTGTTACCAGCGACATTATTGCCCAAGCCCGGAGGTTATTGGCGACAAGCGCTGACTAACTGGCCTGCTTGGTTAGCAAGATGGTCATGCCATGATTAA
- a CDS encoding tryptophan halogenase family protein, producing the protein MNSPQRIIIAGGGTAGWMAAALMAHRFKSLPVVITLIESSDIATIGVGEGSTPSLKQFFAELGIADETWMPQCSATYKVGIEFCNWSPASGVPSYRHPFISQLDTFSQRPFEVNCQTRRLGLDVTTHPDKFLFNSYLAQAHCAPVTPPNFPFRMEYGYHFDSARLGQFLKKHAQQLGVRHVDARIAGVDTHPDGSLSTLIDASGQHYSGDMFVDCTGFRSLLLQQALAVPFVSFADNLFNNKAMVLATDTKAPLPVETKATALSNGWAWQIPLHSRTGNGYVYSDAYQTQEAAEQEFRRYLGVTDDAQVQHLSMQIGQVAQHWSKNCVALGLAQGFIEPLEATALHLVYQSARLFCDQYQHSGLKAQQSGTYNQQVTAQFDNVRDYIVAHYKLNTRNDSAYWQDNRNHRHLSESLLQILDTWYRGRDLAAHLANHREATHFHSTSWHCLLAGYGTFPALAPDQPGQGDLFKEHRLQQFFEGCLLNFKT; encoded by the coding sequence ATGAATTCGCCGCAGCGTATTATTATTGCCGGCGGCGGCACCGCCGGCTGGATGGCCGCCGCACTCATGGCCCACCGCTTCAAATCTCTGCCCGTGGTGATCACCTTAATAGAGTCCTCTGATATTGCCACCATCGGCGTAGGCGAAGGCTCTACGCCGAGTCTGAAACAGTTTTTTGCTGAACTGGGCATTGCCGATGAGACCTGGATGCCACAGTGCAGCGCCACCTATAAAGTGGGGATTGAGTTTTGCAACTGGAGTCCGGCGTCAGGCGTGCCCAGTTATCGGCATCCGTTTATCTCTCAGCTTGATACCTTTTCGCAGCGCCCGTTTGAAGTGAATTGCCAGACCCGGCGCCTGGGCCTGGATGTCACCACCCATCCCGACAAGTTTTTGTTTAATAGCTACCTGGCACAAGCACATTGTGCTCCGGTTACGCCTCCCAATTTTCCGTTTCGAATGGAATACGGCTATCATTTTGACTCAGCCCGGCTGGGCCAGTTTTTAAAAAAACATGCGCAGCAACTGGGAGTGCGTCATGTTGATGCCAGAATTGCAGGGGTGGACACCCACCCTGATGGTAGCCTGAGCACACTGATCGATGCCAGTGGTCAGCATTACAGCGGCGATATGTTTGTCGACTGCACCGGGTTTCGCTCATTACTGTTACAACAAGCATTGGCAGTGCCCTTTGTTTCGTTTGCCGATAACCTTTTTAATAATAAAGCCATGGTACTGGCCACCGACACCAAAGCGCCGCTGCCGGTGGAAACCAAAGCCACCGCTTTAAGTAATGGCTGGGCCTGGCAGATTCCGTTACACAGCCGCACCGGCAATGGCTATGTCTACAGCGATGCCTATCAGACGCAAGAAGCCGCTGAGCAGGAGTTTCGGCGCTACCTGGGAGTGACCGACGACGCCCAGGTGCAGCATCTGTCGATGCAGATAGGACAGGTAGCACAGCACTGGTCGAAAAACTGTGTGGCCCTGGGATTAGCCCAAGGCTTTATTGAGCCGCTCGAGGCCACGGCGCTGCACCTGGTGTATCAGTCCGCGCGGCTGTTTTGCGATCAATATCAGCACAGTGGTTTAAAGGCGCAGCAAAGCGGTACCTACAATCAGCAGGTGACTGCGCAATTTGACAATGTACGTGACTATATCGTGGCGCATTACAAACTCAACACCCGCAACGATAGCGCCTACTGGCAGGACAACCGAAACCATCGGCACTTGTCTGAGTCACTCTTACAAATCCTGGATACCTGGTACCGGGGCCGTGACCTGGCGGCGCACTTAGCAAACCACCGCGAAGCCACCCATTTCCATAGCACTTCCTGGCATTGTTTGCTGGCCGGATACGGCACTTTCCCGGCTTTAGCGCCCGACCAGCCGGGTCAGGGTGACTTATTCAAGGAGCATCGGTTGCAGCAATTTTTTGAAGGCTGTCTGCTTAATTTCAAAACATAG
- a CDS encoding TonB-dependent receptor, translating to MKKSRLFKPAMLSLAVSSAIFASQAYAQQELNPNPDEDVEVIAVKGIRGSLIRAQAVKMDNSSIVEAISAEDIGKLPDSSIAESLARLPGMAGERVGGRTSGISVRGFKEDFIGTSLNGRELIGIGDNRGVEFDLYPAEIMTGATIYKSVDASLMVQGVGGTVDLQTVRPLASQETLTLTGTLERGGNDSDNPEFDNKGHRYALSFVEKFADDTIGVALALASTESPRNERKYGVWGYGDNNGALIPFGLDTQAISRVLERDTISGIFQWRPTENWDIVVDVLDIDYSDSGVIRGFIEPFELNTASLTGSGATASGIQTNVNPVLRTDPAQKDGELQTFGLNVKYYLNDSWSVALDVAESDSSKRDLRGESYAGLARNGAALAPGDQRTRNFNMSPDGIMFSDSNGLEAFADPSLLQLTGPQPWGGGLANLADQFETDVLRADGEPYDYFNAQDGFLNFADFEEELTTVRFETFGLVDWGIVNEVNFGFRYSDRVKSKDNKGFFATASSYPDSTAIPSDYLYNGLADLTWAGLGQVVAYDGFAPYNDGEYILNDAGLLEPDRLGDTYTVEEETTTLFAKFDFETDVAGFFVTGNFGAQYVQTDQSSTGFIGVVGSNFKVCDADDDGAIDTSCITSIDDDYSHFLPSLNVNVELDEKRYVRFAASKTISRARIDQMKASGFVKFDQNINLIAIPNTPEAVDTYGTPWSKSQGNPRLRPLEANNFDLSFENYFEDEGYVSLALFYKDLVNWTRDGNQTIDFTNDPTNDGANYFIPGFHDRIVGSDGLVGPDGTEYAPGTYLTPPDLGTFSFFEDGLEGEVKGAEVTAQVPLNKVADFLEGFGLAGSATFIDGELEDGTAIPGQSDRVYSVTAYYENGGFEVRVAATDRSEFLTYQRGGSNKIDAATRDAITQVDAQISYDFADSGIQYLEGLRVSLQGQNLTDELEETRDSNGLVTLRREFGPSYLLNLNYSFY from the coding sequence ATGAAGAAATCACGACTGTTCAAACCGGCAATGCTGTCCCTTGCCGTTAGTTCGGCAATATTTGCAAGCCAGGCATACGCCCAACAAGAGTTAAATCCGAATCCCGACGAAGATGTCGAAGTCATCGCGGTAAAAGGGATCCGCGGCTCATTAATTCGCGCCCAGGCAGTAAAGATGGATAACTCGTCGATTGTTGAGGCCATCTCCGCTGAAGACATCGGTAAATTGCCTGACTCGTCTATCGCTGAATCGTTGGCGCGTTTGCCTGGTATGGCCGGTGAGCGTGTCGGTGGCCGGACCTCGGGAATTTCTGTTCGTGGTTTCAAAGAAGATTTTATCGGTACTTCATTAAATGGTCGCGAGCTTATTGGTATCGGTGATAACCGAGGCGTAGAATTTGACCTGTACCCGGCTGAAATCATGACCGGTGCTACCATCTACAAATCCGTCGATGCGTCCTTAATGGTGCAAGGCGTCGGTGGTACGGTTGACCTGCAAACCGTTCGTCCGCTGGCATCTCAGGAAACGCTGACGCTGACCGGCACCTTAGAGCGCGGTGGTAACGACTCTGACAACCCGGAATTTGATAATAAAGGCCATCGCTACGCCTTATCATTTGTCGAAAAGTTTGCTGATGACACCATTGGGGTGGCGCTGGCCCTTGCGTCGACGGAATCGCCGCGTAACGAACGTAAATACGGGGTTTGGGGCTATGGCGACAATAATGGCGCCCTGATCCCGTTTGGCTTGGATACCCAGGCCATCAGCCGGGTTCTGGAGCGCGATACGATTTCTGGTATTTTTCAGTGGCGACCCACTGAAAACTGGGACATCGTCGTGGATGTGCTCGACATTGATTATTCTGACTCGGGCGTGATTCGCGGTTTTATCGAACCGTTTGAACTGAACACCGCCTCATTGACCGGCAGTGGTGCTACCGCGTCAGGGATCCAGACCAATGTGAACCCGGTGCTGCGTACCGACCCGGCGCAAAAGGATGGCGAGCTTCAAACCTTTGGCCTGAATGTAAAATATTATTTGAACGATTCCTGGTCGGTGGCACTGGATGTGGCCGAAAGCGACTCCAGCAAACGCGACCTGCGCGGTGAGTCGTATGCCGGTTTAGCCCGTAATGGCGCCGCCTTGGCACCCGGTGATCAGCGCACCCGTAATTTTAACATGAGCCCGGATGGCATCATGTTTAGCGACAGCAACGGCTTAGAAGCTTTTGCTGACCCCAGCTTACTGCAGCTGACCGGGCCGCAGCCCTGGGGTGGCGGTCTGGCGAACCTGGCTGACCAGTTTGAAACCGATGTACTGCGCGCCGATGGCGAACCCTACGACTATTTCAATGCCCAGGATGGCTTCTTAAACTTTGCAGATTTTGAAGAAGAGCTGACCACTGTGCGCTTTGAAACCTTTGGTCTGGTGGACTGGGGAATTGTCAATGAAGTAAATTTCGGCTTCCGCTATTCAGATCGCGTTAAGAGCAAAGACAACAAAGGCTTTTTTGCCACCGCATCGTCTTACCCTGACTCTACAGCTATTCCTTCAGACTACCTGTACAACGGCCTGGCAGATTTGACCTGGGCAGGTCTGGGCCAGGTGGTGGCCTACGATGGTTTTGCGCCCTATAACGATGGCGAATATATCCTTAATGATGCGGGATTGTTAGAGCCGGATCGCTTAGGCGATACCTATACTGTGGAAGAGGAAACCACCACCCTGTTTGCCAAATTTGATTTTGAAACCGATGTGGCCGGCTTCTTTGTCACCGGTAACTTTGGCGCCCAGTATGTACAGACAGACCAAAGCTCTACCGGCTTTATCGGTGTGGTAGGTTCAAACTTCAAAGTGTGTGATGCCGACGATGATGGCGCAATAGACACTAGCTGTATTACCAGCATTGACGATGATTACTCGCATTTTCTGCCTAGCTTAAACGTGAATGTGGAGCTGGATGAAAAACGCTATGTTCGTTTTGCTGCATCAAAAACCATCAGTCGAGCCCGTATCGACCAGATGAAAGCCTCTGGGTTTGTGAAGTTCGACCAAAACATTAACTTAATCGCTATTCCTAATACGCCAGAGGCAGTAGACACCTATGGTACGCCGTGGTCCAAATCGCAGGGTAACCCGCGTTTGCGTCCGCTGGAAGCCAATAACTTCGACCTGTCGTTTGAAAACTATTTTGAAGACGAAGGGTATGTGTCTTTGGCCTTATTCTATAAAGATTTGGTTAACTGGACTCGTGATGGTAACCAGACCATCGACTTTACCAACGACCCGACCAACGATGGCGCCAACTACTTTATTCCTGGCTTCCACGATCGTATCGTCGGCAGTGATGGCCTGGTTGGCCCGGATGGCACTGAATACGCGCCGGGCACGTATCTGACGCCGCCGGATCTGGGCACCTTCTCATTCTTTGAAGATGGCCTGGAAGGTGAAGTTAAAGGCGCCGAGGTGACCGCTCAGGTACCGCTAAACAAAGTGGCCGATTTTCTGGAGGGCTTTGGTCTGGCCGGTTCTGCCACCTTTATCGATGGCGAGTTAGAAGATGGCACCGCGATTCCGGGTCAGTCTGACCGGGTCTACTCAGTCACCGCCTACTATGAAAATGGCGGCTTTGAGGTTCGGGTTGCTGCTACTGATCGTTCAGAGTTTTTGACCTATCAGCGTGGCGGCTCGAATAAAATTGATGCCGCTACCCGTGATGCCATCACCCAGGTCGATGCCCAAATCAGCTATGACTTTGCTGACAGCGGCATTCAGTATCTGGAAGGCTTACGCGTGTCATTGCAAGGCCAGAACCTGACTGACGAATTGGAAGAAACCCGCGATAGCAACGGCCTGGTGACACTGCGCCGTGAGTTCGGGCCTTCTTACCTGCTCAACCTGAACTACTCGTTCTATTAA
- the glnG gene encoding nitrogen regulation protein NR(I) has product MSSEQVWIVDDDSSIRWVLQKALQAAQIGCLSFEKPQDLLLHLHSGERPQVVISDIRMPQMDGMELLQEIQQIEPDMPVIIMTAHSDLDSAVNAYQSGAFEYLPKPFDIDDAITLTQRALAHRQEQNRQQQQQPEQPPLSQIIGEAPAMQEVFRAIGRLSRSSISVLINGQSGTGKELVAQALHQHSPRTAKPFIALNMAAIPADLVESELFGHEKGAFTGAQNTRHGRFEQANGGTLFLDEIGDMPLDVQTRLLRVLAEGQFYRVGGHHPVTVDVRIIAATHQDLEQRVRNGQFREDLFHRLNVIRIHIPSLAQRREDIPLLATHFLHLAAKELKVETKALSKAAQGTMMRLAWPGNVRQLENVCRWLTVMASGQEILPADLPAELHTESPIQPEAQDAAQWSELLARWADEQLQANKHNVLTDAAHTFEKVLLERALHHTQGHKQEAAKHLGWGRNTLTRKLKELNISG; this is encoded by the coding sequence ATGAGCAGTGAACAGGTATGGATTGTGGATGATGACAGCTCCATTCGCTGGGTTTTACAAAAAGCCTTGCAGGCAGCGCAGATTGGCTGCCTGAGCTTTGAAAAGCCACAAGACTTGTTATTGCATTTACACAGTGGCGAACGCCCGCAGGTGGTCATTTCTGATATTCGGATGCCGCAGATGGATGGCATGGAGTTATTGCAGGAGATCCAGCAGATTGAGCCGGATATGCCGGTTATTATTATGACCGCCCATTCAGACTTAGACAGTGCGGTAAACGCGTATCAAAGCGGCGCGTTTGAGTATTTGCCTAAACCCTTTGATATTGATGATGCCATCACGCTGACCCAACGGGCATTAGCCCACCGCCAGGAGCAAAACCGGCAACAACAACAACAACCAGAACAGCCGCCCCTTTCGCAGATTATTGGCGAAGCGCCGGCCATGCAGGAAGTGTTTCGGGCTATCGGCCGCTTATCACGATCATCGATAAGCGTGCTGATCAATGGCCAGTCGGGCACGGGAAAAGAGTTGGTGGCTCAGGCACTGCACCAACATAGTCCACGTACGGCCAAGCCGTTTATTGCTTTGAATATGGCGGCGATACCCGCCGATTTAGTGGAGTCGGAACTGTTTGGTCACGAAAAAGGCGCTTTTACCGGCGCACAGAATACCCGGCATGGGCGCTTCGAGCAGGCGAATGGCGGCACCTTGTTTTTAGATGAAATCGGCGATATGCCGTTGGATGTTCAGACTCGCCTGCTGCGGGTGCTGGCCGAGGGTCAGTTTTATCGGGTGGGCGGCCATCACCCGGTCACCGTGGATGTGCGTATTATCGCGGCGACCCACCAGGATCTGGAGCAGCGGGTGCGTAATGGCCAGTTCCGGGAAGATTTGTTTCATCGCCTGAATGTTATTCGTATTCATATCCCCTCACTGGCGCAGCGCCGGGAAGACATTCCGCTACTGGCTACTCACTTTTTACATCTGGCCGCCAAAGAATTAAAAGTAGAAACCAAAGCCTTAAGTAAGGCAGCCCAGGGCACGATGATGCGGTTGGCCTGGCCGGGTAATGTGCGCCAGCTTGAAAATGTGTGTCGCTGGCTGACTGTAATGGCCAGTGGCCAGGAAATATTACCCGCCGACCTGCCCGCTGAGCTGCATACGGAAAGTCCGATACAGCCCGAGGCGCAAGATGCTGCGCAGTGGTCAGAATTGCTGGCCCGCTGGGCCGATGAACAGTTGCAGGCAAATAAACATAATGTTTTGACTGACGCAGCCCACACCTTTGAAAAAGTGCTGCTGGAACGTGCTCTGCATCATACCCAGGGTCACAAGCAAGAGGCCGCCAAGCATCTGGGATGGGGTCGAAATACGCTTACCCGCAAACTTAAAGAGCTCAACATTTCCGGTTAG
- a CDS encoding tryptophan halogenase family protein — MSSPIRKVVIAGGGTAGWMSAALLKKVLPHLEIELVESADIGTIGVGEATIPPIQTFNQFLGLDEKTFLRETNGTIKLAISFENWRVPGESYLHTFGAPGATLGFCGFQHFWLRAKKAGLQQSLWDFDLNYLSCQAGKFNKIQTENPVYSMGYAYHFDSSLYGQFLRRLAEQSGVKRTEGTIAHIAQNAQTGFIEALQLSDGRQLKGDLFIDCTGMRGLLLQQALGVGYEDWSHWLCADSALAVPSQRHDTTLPYTRSIARQTGWQWRIPLTHRNGNGLVYSSQYLSDDNAHDMLMGNLETEALDTPRTIRFKTGRAEQQWAKNVVGIGLSSGFLEPLESTSIHLIQSGIVRLLKLFPKDDILASSQALYNRDSKEEFETIRDFIILHYYQNERTDSDFWQDMRRLALPHRLEQKIAAFKDSATIFNEANDIFRDASWVQVMMGQGITPASYHPSADAYSDEAILALMQKIYHAKQQPIEQMLSHDEFLARFTAAS, encoded by the coding sequence ATGTCTTCTCCCATTCGCAAGGTTGTTATCGCCGGTGGCGGTACCGCCGGATGGATGAGCGCAGCCTTACTTAAGAAAGTACTGCCTCATCTGGAAATAGAGCTGGTTGAGTCGGCAGATATTGGCACCATCGGTGTCGGTGAAGCTACCATTCCTCCCATTCAGACATTTAATCAGTTTTTAGGTCTGGATGAAAAAACATTCTTACGGGAAACCAATGGCACCATCAAGCTGGCGATTTCATTCGAGAACTGGCGTGTGCCGGGCGAAAGCTACCTGCATACCTTCGGCGCCCCGGGGGCCACTTTAGGATTTTGTGGGTTCCAGCATTTTTGGCTGCGAGCAAAGAAAGCTGGCCTCCAGCAATCGCTGTGGGACTTTGATTTAAATTACTTAAGCTGTCAGGCCGGTAAGTTCAACAAAATTCAGACTGAAAACCCGGTCTACTCCATGGGCTACGCCTACCACTTTGACTCCTCACTGTATGGCCAGTTTTTACGCCGTTTGGCCGAGCAGTCAGGGGTAAAGCGCACCGAGGGCACTATTGCTCACATTGCTCAAAATGCGCAGACCGGCTTTATTGAAGCCTTGCAATTAAGCGATGGCAGACAGCTTAAAGGCGATTTATTTATCGACTGCACTGGTATGCGGGGGCTATTGCTGCAACAGGCACTGGGGGTTGGCTATGAAGACTGGTCGCACTGGCTATGCGCCGACAGCGCGCTGGCGGTACCTTCCCAGCGCCACGATACCACCCTGCCCTATACGCGCAGCATTGCTCGCCAGACAGGCTGGCAATGGCGGATCCCGCTGACCCATCGTAATGGCAATGGTCTGGTGTACTCTTCGCAGTATCTTAGTGACGATAATGCCCACGACATGCTGATGGGCAATCTGGAAACCGAGGCGCTGGACACGCCGCGCACCATTCGCTTTAAAACCGGACGGGCCGAACAGCAGTGGGCAAAAAATGTTGTGGGTATTGGTCTTTCCAGTGGTTTTCTGGAGCCACTGGAGTCCACCAGCATTCACCTTATCCAGTCGGGTATTGTCCGTCTGCTAAAACTGTTTCCCAAGGATGACATTCTGGCCTCGTCGCAGGCGCTTTACAATCGCGATTCAAAAGAAGAATTTGAAACCATTCGCGACTTTATTATTTTGCACTACTATCAAAATGAGCGCACCGATTCCGACTTTTGGCAGGATATGCGTCGCCTGGCCCTGCCCCACCGGCTTGAACAAAAAATCGCAGCATTCAAAGACTCGGCGACCATCTTCAACGAAGCCAATGATATTTTTCGTGATGCTTCCTGGGTTCAGGTAATGATGGGCCAGGGGATCACTCCGGCCAGTTATCATCCAAGTGCCGATGCGTATTCCGATGAGGCGATTCTGGCATTGATGCAAAAAATTTATCACGCAAAACAGCAACCCATTGAACAAATGCTGAGTCACGATGAGTTTCTGGCCCGGTTTACGGCGGCCTCATGA